In Corvus cornix cornix isolate S_Up_H32 chromosome 4A, ASM73873v5, whole genome shotgun sequence, one genomic interval encodes:
- the LOC104691323 gene encoding transmembrane 9 superfamily member 2-like isoform X1, with product MRLLAAALLLVAPLGAAFYLPGLAPVSFCEEGEETESCKSLIELFVNRLDSVESVLPYEYDAFDFCQDKEEKRPSENLGQVLFGERIASSPYKFTFKKQETCKKVCTRSYDPGNSADKSKLAFLKKGMQLNYQHHWIIDNMPVTWCYDVEDGQKYCNPGFPIGCFVTPDGRVKDACVINSEFNKKNTFYLFNHVDITIMYHSGKDENWPGARLVMARLRPQSYKHTDENNLSCEGPPMEIPGEFTNKLNLVYTYSVTFEEKNNIKWASRWDYILESMPHTNIQWFSIMNSLVIVLFLSGMVAMIILRTLHKDIARYNQIDSSEDAQEEFGWKLVHGDVFRPPRKGMLLSVFLGQGTQIFIMTFITLFLACLGFLSPANRGALMTCAVVLWVLLGTPAGYVSARMYKTFRGEKWKTNVLLTALLCPGIVFADFFIMNLILWVKGSSAAIPFGTLVAILAMWFGISVPLTFVGAYFGFKEKPIEHPVRTNQIPRQIPEQSFFTKPLPGIIMGGILPFGCIFIQLFFILNSIWSHQMYYMFGFLFLVFIILLITCSEATVLLCYFHLCAEDYHWWWRSFLTSSFTAVYLFIYAVHYFFSKLQITGTASTILYFGYTMIMVLIFFLFTAAVALRAFLCQKEVTGYTEEEISILKYKQSTMNIKLGQVNFSKALLCVIIHRWR from the exons ATGAGGCTGCTGGCTGCCGCACTCTTGCTGGTGGCGCCTCTCGGCGCCGCCTTCTACCTGCCCGGATTGGCGCCCGTCAGCTTCTGTGAGGAGGGTGAGGAGACCGAGAGCTGCAAG tCACTAATTGAGCTCTTCGTGAACAGGCTGGACTCTGTTGAATCAGTTCTGCCATACGAATACGATGC ttttgacTTCTGTCAAgataaggaagagaaaagacCATCAGAAAATCTTGGACAAGTGCTGTTTGGGGAGAGAATAGCATCATCTCCATATAAG ttcacttttaaaaagcaagaaacatgCAAGAAGGTTTGTACAAGATCATATGATCCAGGAAACAGTGCTGATAAAAGCAAACTGGCTTTTTTGAAGAAAGGAATGCAGTTGAATTATCAGCATCACTG GATTATCGATAACATGCCTGTAACGTGGTGTTATGATGTGGAAGATGGACAAAAATACTGTAATCCGGGATTTCCAATAGGATGTTTTGTTACTCCAGATGGTAGAGTTAAAGATGCTTGTGTTATAAAT TCAGAGTTTAACAAGAAGAACACTTTCTACCTCTTCAACCATGTTGACATAACAATCATGTACCACAGCGGAAAGGATGAAAACTGGCCTGGTGCAAGACTGGTGATGGCAAGACTGAGACCACAAAG CTACAAACATACAGATGAGAACAACTTAAGTTGTGAAGGTCCACCTATGGAGATTCCTGGAGAATTCACCAATAAACTGAATTTGGTTTATACTTACTCTGTGACATTTGAA gaaaagaataatattaAGTGGGCTTCCAGGTGGGACTACATTTTGGAGTCCATGCCGCATACAAACATCCAGTGGTTTAG TATAATGAATTCCCTCGTAATTGTTCTCTTCTTATCTGGCATGGTGGCTATGATCATTCTGAGGACCCTTCATAAAGATATTGCAAGATACAACCAGATTGACTCTTCT GAAGATGCCCAAGAGGAATTTGGCTGGAAGCTGGTTCATGGAGATGTGTTTAGACCTCCAAGGAAGGGAATGTTACTGTCTGTCTTTTTGGGCCAAGGAACACAAATTTTCATAATGACATTTATTACTTTAT tcCTGGCTTGTCTTGGATTCCTTTCTCCTGCCAACCGTGGTGCTTTGATGACCTGTGCAGTTGTGTTGTGGGTCTTACTGGGAACTCCAGCTGGTTATGTGTCTGCTAGAATGTACAAGA CGTTCAGAGGCGAGAAGTGGAAGACAAATGTCTTGCTtacagctctgctctgtcctgg gattgTCTTTGCTGATTTCTTCATTATGAATCTCATTCTGTGGGTGAAAGGCTCCTCAGCTGCCATCCCTTTTGGCACTTTGGTTGCTATTCTTGCTATGTGGTTTGGAATTTCAGTCCCGTTAACATTTGTTGGTGCCTATTTTGGCTTCAAAGAGAAG cctATTGAACATCCAGTGCGCACAAACCAGATTCCTCGCCAAATCCCGGAGCAGTCATTTTTCACAAAGCCATTGCCTGGTATCATCATGGGTGGTATCTTACCCTTtggctgtatttttattcaactttttttcattctgaatagCATTTG gTCTCATCAGATGTATTACATGTTTGGATTCCTGTTCCTAGTTTTTATAATTCTTCTAATTACATGTTCAGAAGCTACAGTTTTGCTGTGCTACTTCCATCTGTGTGCAGAG GACTATCACTGGTGGTGGAGGTCGTTCTTGACTAGCAGCTTTACAGCAGTTTATCTCTTCATCTATGCAGTCCATTACTTCTTCTCCAAACTCCAGATAACAGGAACTGCCAGCACCATTTTATACTTTGGTTACACAATGATCAtggtcttgatttttttccttttcacag ctgctgtagCACTCAGAGCATTCCTTTGCCAAAAGGAAGTAACAGGAtatacagaagaagaaatttctATTCTCAAGTATAAACAGAGCACGATGAATATAAAACTGGGACAGGTGAATTTTTCCAAGGCCTTGTTATGTGTCATAATTCATAGGTGGCGGTGA
- the LOC104691323 gene encoding transmembrane 9 superfamily member 2-like isoform X2 yields MRLLAAALLLVAPLGAAFYLPGLAPVSFCEEGEETESCKSLIELFVNRLDSVESVLPYEYDAFDFCQDKEEKRPSENLGQVLFGERIASSPYKFTFKKQETCKKVCTRSYDPGNSADKSKLAFLKKGMQLNYQHHWIIDNMPVTWCYDVEDGQKYCNPGFPIGCFVTPDGRVKDACVINSEFNKKNTFYLFNHVDITIMYHSGKDENWPGARLVMARLRPQSYKHTDENNLSCEGPPMEIPGEFTNKLNLVYTYSVTFEEKNNIKWASRWDYILESMPHTNIQWFSIMNSLVIVLFLSGMVAMIILRTLHKDIARYNQIDSSEDAQEEFGWKLVHGDVFRPPRKGMLLSVFLGQGTQIFIMTFITLFLACLGFLSPANRGALMTCAVVLWVLLGTPAGYVSARMYKTFRGEKWKTNVLLTALLCPGIVFADFFIMNLILWVKGSSAAIPFGTLVAILAMWFGISVPLTFVGAYFGFKEKPIEHPVRTNQIPRQIPEQSFFTKPLPGIIMGGILPFGCIFIQLFFILNSIWSHQMYYMFGFLFLVFIILLITCSEATVLLCYFHLCAEDYHWWWRSFLTSSFTAVYLFIYAVHYFFSKLQITGTASTILYFGYTMIMVLIFFLFTGTIGFFACFWFVSKIYSVVKVD; encoded by the exons ATGAGGCTGCTGGCTGCCGCACTCTTGCTGGTGGCGCCTCTCGGCGCCGCCTTCTACCTGCCCGGATTGGCGCCCGTCAGCTTCTGTGAGGAGGGTGAGGAGACCGAGAGCTGCAAG tCACTAATTGAGCTCTTCGTGAACAGGCTGGACTCTGTTGAATCAGTTCTGCCATACGAATACGATGC ttttgacTTCTGTCAAgataaggaagagaaaagacCATCAGAAAATCTTGGACAAGTGCTGTTTGGGGAGAGAATAGCATCATCTCCATATAAG ttcacttttaaaaagcaagaaacatgCAAGAAGGTTTGTACAAGATCATATGATCCAGGAAACAGTGCTGATAAAAGCAAACTGGCTTTTTTGAAGAAAGGAATGCAGTTGAATTATCAGCATCACTG GATTATCGATAACATGCCTGTAACGTGGTGTTATGATGTGGAAGATGGACAAAAATACTGTAATCCGGGATTTCCAATAGGATGTTTTGTTACTCCAGATGGTAGAGTTAAAGATGCTTGTGTTATAAAT TCAGAGTTTAACAAGAAGAACACTTTCTACCTCTTCAACCATGTTGACATAACAATCATGTACCACAGCGGAAAGGATGAAAACTGGCCTGGTGCAAGACTGGTGATGGCAAGACTGAGACCACAAAG CTACAAACATACAGATGAGAACAACTTAAGTTGTGAAGGTCCACCTATGGAGATTCCTGGAGAATTCACCAATAAACTGAATTTGGTTTATACTTACTCTGTGACATTTGAA gaaaagaataatattaAGTGGGCTTCCAGGTGGGACTACATTTTGGAGTCCATGCCGCATACAAACATCCAGTGGTTTAG TATAATGAATTCCCTCGTAATTGTTCTCTTCTTATCTGGCATGGTGGCTATGATCATTCTGAGGACCCTTCATAAAGATATTGCAAGATACAACCAGATTGACTCTTCT GAAGATGCCCAAGAGGAATTTGGCTGGAAGCTGGTTCATGGAGATGTGTTTAGACCTCCAAGGAAGGGAATGTTACTGTCTGTCTTTTTGGGCCAAGGAACACAAATTTTCATAATGACATTTATTACTTTAT tcCTGGCTTGTCTTGGATTCCTTTCTCCTGCCAACCGTGGTGCTTTGATGACCTGTGCAGTTGTGTTGTGGGTCTTACTGGGAACTCCAGCTGGTTATGTGTCTGCTAGAATGTACAAGA CGTTCAGAGGCGAGAAGTGGAAGACAAATGTCTTGCTtacagctctgctctgtcctgg gattgTCTTTGCTGATTTCTTCATTATGAATCTCATTCTGTGGGTGAAAGGCTCCTCAGCTGCCATCCCTTTTGGCACTTTGGTTGCTATTCTTGCTATGTGGTTTGGAATTTCAGTCCCGTTAACATTTGTTGGTGCCTATTTTGGCTTCAAAGAGAAG cctATTGAACATCCAGTGCGCACAAACCAGATTCCTCGCCAAATCCCGGAGCAGTCATTTTTCACAAAGCCATTGCCTGGTATCATCATGGGTGGTATCTTACCCTTtggctgtatttttattcaactttttttcattctgaatagCATTTG gTCTCATCAGATGTATTACATGTTTGGATTCCTGTTCCTAGTTTTTATAATTCTTCTAATTACATGTTCAGAAGCTACAGTTTTGCTGTGCTACTTCCATCTGTGTGCAGAG GACTATCACTGGTGGTGGAGGTCGTTCTTGACTAGCAGCTTTACAGCAGTTTATCTCTTCATCTATGCAGTCCATTACTTCTTCTCCAAACTCCAGATAACAGGAACTGCCAGCACCATTTTATACTTTGGTTACACAATGATCAtggtcttgatttttttccttttcacag GGACTATTGGATTTTTTGCCTGCTTCTGGTTTGTAAGTAAGATTTACAGTGTTGTGAAGGTGGACTGA
- the LOC104691323 gene encoding transmembrane 9 superfamily member 2-like isoform X3 — MQLNYQHHWIIDNMPVTWCYDVEDGQKYCNPGFPIGCFVTPDGRVKDACVINSEFNKKNTFYLFNHVDITIMYHSGKDENWPGARLVMARLRPQSYKHTDENNLSCEGPPMEIPGEFTNKLNLVYTYSVTFEEKNNIKWASRWDYILESMPHTNIQWFSIMNSLVIVLFLSGMVAMIILRTLHKDIARYNQIDSSEDAQEEFGWKLVHGDVFRPPRKGMLLSVFLGQGTQIFIMTFITLFLACLGFLSPANRGALMTCAVVLWVLLGTPAGYVSARMYKTFRGEKWKTNVLLTALLCPGIVFADFFIMNLILWVKGSSAAIPFGTLVAILAMWFGISVPLTFVGAYFGFKEKPIEHPVRTNQIPRQIPEQSFFTKPLPGIIMGGILPFGCIFIQLFFILNSIWSHQMYYMFGFLFLVFIILLITCSEATVLLCYFHLCAEDYHWWWRSFLTSSFTAVYLFIYAVHYFFSKLQITGTASTILYFGYTMIMVLIFFLFTAAVALRAFLCQKEVTGYTEEEISILKYKQSTMNIKLGQVNFSKALLCVIIHRWR, encoded by the exons ATGCAGTTGAATTATCAGCATCACTG GATTATCGATAACATGCCTGTAACGTGGTGTTATGATGTGGAAGATGGACAAAAATACTGTAATCCGGGATTTCCAATAGGATGTTTTGTTACTCCAGATGGTAGAGTTAAAGATGCTTGTGTTATAAAT TCAGAGTTTAACAAGAAGAACACTTTCTACCTCTTCAACCATGTTGACATAACAATCATGTACCACAGCGGAAAGGATGAAAACTGGCCTGGTGCAAGACTGGTGATGGCAAGACTGAGACCACAAAG CTACAAACATACAGATGAGAACAACTTAAGTTGTGAAGGTCCACCTATGGAGATTCCTGGAGAATTCACCAATAAACTGAATTTGGTTTATACTTACTCTGTGACATTTGAA gaaaagaataatattaAGTGGGCTTCCAGGTGGGACTACATTTTGGAGTCCATGCCGCATACAAACATCCAGTGGTTTAG TATAATGAATTCCCTCGTAATTGTTCTCTTCTTATCTGGCATGGTGGCTATGATCATTCTGAGGACCCTTCATAAAGATATTGCAAGATACAACCAGATTGACTCTTCT GAAGATGCCCAAGAGGAATTTGGCTGGAAGCTGGTTCATGGAGATGTGTTTAGACCTCCAAGGAAGGGAATGTTACTGTCTGTCTTTTTGGGCCAAGGAACACAAATTTTCATAATGACATTTATTACTTTAT tcCTGGCTTGTCTTGGATTCCTTTCTCCTGCCAACCGTGGTGCTTTGATGACCTGTGCAGTTGTGTTGTGGGTCTTACTGGGAACTCCAGCTGGTTATGTGTCTGCTAGAATGTACAAGA CGTTCAGAGGCGAGAAGTGGAAGACAAATGTCTTGCTtacagctctgctctgtcctgg gattgTCTTTGCTGATTTCTTCATTATGAATCTCATTCTGTGGGTGAAAGGCTCCTCAGCTGCCATCCCTTTTGGCACTTTGGTTGCTATTCTTGCTATGTGGTTTGGAATTTCAGTCCCGTTAACATTTGTTGGTGCCTATTTTGGCTTCAAAGAGAAG cctATTGAACATCCAGTGCGCACAAACCAGATTCCTCGCCAAATCCCGGAGCAGTCATTTTTCACAAAGCCATTGCCTGGTATCATCATGGGTGGTATCTTACCCTTtggctgtatttttattcaactttttttcattctgaatagCATTTG gTCTCATCAGATGTATTACATGTTTGGATTCCTGTTCCTAGTTTTTATAATTCTTCTAATTACATGTTCAGAAGCTACAGTTTTGCTGTGCTACTTCCATCTGTGTGCAGAG GACTATCACTGGTGGTGGAGGTCGTTCTTGACTAGCAGCTTTACAGCAGTTTATCTCTTCATCTATGCAGTCCATTACTTCTTCTCCAAACTCCAGATAACAGGAACTGCCAGCACCATTTTATACTTTGGTTACACAATGATCAtggtcttgatttttttccttttcacag ctgctgtagCACTCAGAGCATTCCTTTGCCAAAAGGAAGTAACAGGAtatacagaagaagaaatttctATTCTCAAGTATAAACAGAGCACGATGAATATAAAACTGGGACAGGTGAATTTTTCCAAGGCCTTGTTATGTGTCATAATTCATAGGTGGCGGTGA